The region ATAGAGGCTCCGGCGGCCGCGCCCCGCGCGCCGCCCTGCTTCGCCGCCGCACGCCGCGGCGCCTTCGTCGAACCCGGCGCGCCGCGCCTTCATCACGATTCGCCATGACTACCGCACTCGACCAGCTCAAGCAGTACACGACCGTCGTCGCCGACACCGGTGATTTCCAGCAGCTCGCGCAATACCAGCCGCGGGACGCGACCACCAATCCGTCGCTGATCCTGAAAGCGGTCCAGAAGGACGCCTACCGGCCGATCCTCGAAAAAGCCGTGCGCGACCACGCGGACAAGCCGAGCGATTTCATCATCGACCGCCTGCTGATCGCATTCGGCAGCGAGATCCTGAAGCTGATCCCGGGCCGCGTCTCGACCGAAGTCGACGCGCGCCTGTCGTTCGACGCCGAGCGCTCGATCGCGAAGGGCCGCGAGATCATCAAGCTGTACGAAGCAGCGGGCATCGGCCGCGAGCGCGTGCTGATCAAGCTCGCGTCGACCTGGGAAGGCATCCGCGCGGCCGAGGTCCTGCAGAAGGACGGCATCAAGTGCAACATGACGCTGCTGTTCTCGCTGGTGCAGGCCGCCGCCTGCGCGGAAGCGGGCGCGCAGCTGATCTCGCCGTTCGTCGGCCGCATCTACGACTGGTACAAGAAAAGCGCGGGCGCCGAGTGGGACGAGGTGAAGAACGGCGGCGCGAACGATCCGGGCGTGCAGTCGGTGCGCCGCATCTACACGTACTACAAGACCTTCGGCTACTCGACCGAGGTGATGGGCGCGAGCTTCCGCACGGTCAGCCAGATCACCGAGCTGGCGGGCTGCGACCTGCTCACCATCAGCCCCGACCTGCTGCAGAAGCTGCAGGACAGCAACGACACGGTCACCCGCAAGCTGTCGCCGGACGCGCGCCTCGACGGCCAGGCCGAACGCGTCGCGATCGACGAATCGTCGTTCCGCTTCCAGCTGAACGACGACGCGATGGCCACCGAGAAGCTCGCGGAAGGCATCCGCCTGTTCTCGGCCGACGCGGTCAAGCTCGAGAAGATGATCGACGCGCTGCGCTGAGCGCGAGGTCGAGCCGCCGGGCCGGCGATCCGACACCCAAAAGCCGCGGGTCGGACCCGCGGCTTTTTTTCGTCCGCGTCACCGCGCCGACATCGTTTTCGCAGGCCGTACGCACTAGAATCCTCGGCACGGGCGCAACCGGCCGAGGCCGCGCCCGCCCATATCAAGGAGACAATGATGCAAGTCCAACCGTACCTGATCTTCAACGGACGCAGCGACGAAGCGCTCGCCTTCTACACGCAGGCGCTCGGCGCGAAAGTGCATCTGCTGATGCGCTTCAAGGATGCCCCGCCCGATCCCGCCCGCCCGGCCGACCCCGCGCTCGCCGACAAGGTCATGCATGCGAGCTTCCAGATCGGCGACTCGGTCCTGATGTGTTCGGACGGCGACTGCAACGCCGCCGGGCGTGGACACGACGGCTATTCGCTCTCGCTCAACCCCGCCACCGTCGAGGAAGGCCAGAAGCTGTTCGACGCACTCCTCGCGAACGGCGGCGAAGTCGGCATGCCGTTCCAGAAAACCTTCTGGGCGCTCGGGTTCGGCATGCTCAAGGATCGCTTCGGCGTGCACTGGATGATCAACGTCGAGGATCCCGCCATGCGCGGCTAGATGTTCGCTTCGCCAGGGCGGCGCAGGCGCGCCGCCCGCCCTCACTTGCGCAGCGCCTCGGCAAGCGCCTGTTCGAGCGCGCCGTTCGAGCGGCACGCGACGCGCGACGCCTTGAGCCTGCCCGCGGACTCCACCCGCGCGCTGCCCGTCACGTCGAGCGCGACCGCGACGCCCTGCCCGGCATCGTCGAGCCGGGTCACCACCTTCAGCGTATAGGTGACGTTCGAGGTCTGGCGCAGATCCGCGCACGCGACGAAATTGCCCGCATTCGGATAATCGGCGTACGCCGCGGCGACGAGCCCCGCCTCGCGATCGCTGACGCGTGCCGCGAACCGGTGGTCCGCATAGAACCGGCCCACTTTGTCCCATGCTTCGTCGTACTTGCGGTTTGCAATCACGAAGCGGCCGGCCAGGTCCGCCGCGCCGCCCTCGCCCGCCTGGGTCGCCGCGCCCGCGTGCCCGCGCGACCCCGGCCCCGCGCCCGGGCCGTATACCTGCACGCACCCCGCCATGCTCGCGAGCGCGACCGCGAACCCCAGCGCGCGCCGCGCACGCGTCCCGCTCATCGGTAGTACAGGTTCACGCAACCGGACAACAGCAGCGCGACGAGCGGCAACCACATCAGCAGCTTCCTCATGCGCGCGCCTCACCGGTAGTACGCCGCGACACAGCCGCCCAGCGGCACGCAGCACACGCCCAACCACAGAATCCAGATCCTCATCGCCCCTCTCCCTTCGTTTCGTTCGACTCAATAAGGCCAGCCTCGGCTGGAAGGGACGCATTATTCAATGGAATGCTGCGGCGCACCCAATCGG is a window of Burkholderia sp. FERM BP-3421 DNA encoding:
- a CDS encoding VOC family protein, producing MQVQPYLIFNGRSDEALAFYTQALGAKVHLLMRFKDAPPDPARPADPALADKVMHASFQIGDSVLMCSDGDCNAAGRGHDGYSLSLNPATVEEGQKLFDALLANGGEVGMPFQKTFWALGFGMLKDRFGVHWMINVEDPAMRG
- the tal gene encoding transaldolase translates to MTTALDQLKQYTTVVADTGDFQQLAQYQPRDATTNPSLILKAVQKDAYRPILEKAVRDHADKPSDFIIDRLLIAFGSEILKLIPGRVSTEVDARLSFDAERSIAKGREIIKLYEAAGIGRERVLIKLASTWEGIRAAEVLQKDGIKCNMTLLFSLVQAAACAEAGAQLISPFVGRIYDWYKKSAGAEWDEVKNGGANDPGVQSVRRIYTYYKTFGYSTEVMGASFRTVSQITELAGCDLLTISPDLLQKLQDSNDTVTRKLSPDARLDGQAERVAIDESSFRFQLNDDAMATEKLAEGIRLFSADAVKLEKMIDALR